A genomic window from Colletotrichum destructivum chromosome 7, complete sequence includes:
- a CDS encoding Putative glycoside hydrolase family 63, six-hairpin glycosidase superfamily, whose product MARLTQLAVVITLSLLNILGAQLVLAAEDGPGSASILTTEVGRLNNESLFWGPYKSNLYFGVRSRSPKSLWTGLMWSRVDNYQDVQQGFRYTCEQHEGLHGYGWDEYDARTGGVQSIHDEGNQIDITTSFVKVPGGANGGSWAARIKGVPREGAPADLKTMIHYYIAQEGTEGEIAFAGEGSSAGSDGDVTFAGTSPELGKYKLVVTKGEGKHPSSSHDLADKRHPDLTTVRSLTVPDEIQWQGKGVVFNLIQESVKYVQENYEMNEPPPAYLTYQIENKPGEGNTHVVQKMFEGAFEFDVIFSSASAGPELTSTDVTREIKSVTESFGERFSSIFNLKAPYTAAKYTKFAKSMFSNLLGGIGYFHGEQLIDRSYAPEYDEENEGFWEETAAARARKQQELEGPYELFTAVPSRPFFPRGFLWDEGYHLIPIADWDIDLTLEIVKSWFNTMDDDGWIPREQILGLEARSKVPEEFQVQYPHYANPPTLFLIIEGFMERLRKTNGSQPAEREHLGPAASLQTAHLDNVELGEDFLRRLYPFVRAQYDWFRKTQKGDLKTYDREAFSNKEGYRWRGRTETHILTSGLDDYPRPQPPHPGELHVDLMSWVGLMTKSLMNIADALGMREEVDEFKTTLNAIRHNLNDLHWSEKEGCYCDATIDAYEENTLVCHKGYISLFPFLVGLLEADDPKLGKLLDLLGDEEHLFSPHGLRSLSKQDEFYGTAENYWRSPVWMPINYMAVSQLRNIASLDGPYKAKAADLFTRLRKNLVDTVYNSWEETGFAWEQYNPETGEGQRTQHFTGWTSLVVKLMAMEEPGQASSGHVRDEL is encoded by the exons CGAGGTCGGCCGCCTCAACAACGAGAGCCTCTTCTGGGGCCCCTACAAATCCAATTTGTATTTTGGTGTTCGGTCGAGGTCTCCCAAAAGTCTGTGGACTGGTTTGATGTGGTCCAGAGTCGACAACTACCAGGATGTCCAGCAGG GATTTCGCTACACTTGCGAGCAGCACGAGGGCCTCCACGGCTACGGATGGGATGAGTACGATGCCCGAACGGGCGGTGTCCAGTCTATCCACGACGAAGGTAACCAAATTGACATTACAACCTCGTTTGTCAAGGTGCCCGGCGGGGCCAATGGCGGCAGCTGGGCGGCCAGAATCAAAGGTGTCCCGAGAGAGGGTGCCCCGGCCGACTTGAAGACCATGATACATTACTACATCGCTCAGGAGGGCACCGAGGGAGAGATCGCCTTTGCTGGCGAGGGCAGCTCCGCAGGCTCTGATGGTGATGTCACTTTCGCAGGCACATCCCCTGAGCTTGGCAAGTACAAGCTCGTTGTCACCAAGGGAGAGGGCAAGCATCCCTCCAGCAGCCATGACTTGGCAGATAAGAGGCATCCCGATCTGACGACGGTGCGATCTCTTACCGTCCCCGACGAGATACAATGGCAGGGCAAGGGCGTTGTCTTCAACCTCATCCAGGAAAGCGTCAAGTATGTTCAGGAGAACTACGAGATGAACGAACCGCCCCCGGCGTACCTCACCTACCAGATCGAGAACAAGCCCGGCGAAGGCAACACTCACGTTGTCCAGAAGATGTTCGAGGGAGCGTTCGAATTCGATGTTATCTTCTCGTCTGCTTCCGCCGGCCCCGAGCTCACCAGCACCGATGTGACTCGCGAGATCAAGTCCGTCACCGAGTCTTTCGGGGAgcgcttctcctccatcttcaaCCTGAAGGCCCCTTACACCGCTGCCAAGTACACAAAGTTCGCCAAGAGCATGTTCTCCAATCTACTCGGTGGCATCGGTTACTTCCACGGTGAGCAGCTCATCGACCGCTCGTACGCACCTGAgtacgacgaggagaacgaggGATTCTGGGAGGAGACTGCGGCAGCTCGTGCCCGCAAGCAGCAAGAGCTGGAGGGTCCCTATGAGCTCTTTACGGCTGTCCCTTCCCGGCCTTTCTTCCCGAGAGGATTCCTTTGGGACGAGGGCTACCACCTCATCCCCATCGCCGACTGGGATATCGACCTGACTTTGGAGATTGTCAAGAGCTGGTTCAACACCATGGATGACGATGGCTGGATCCCGCGTGAACAGatccttggcctcgaggcTCGCAGCAAGGTCCCCGAAGAGTTCCAAGTCCAGTACCCGCACTACGCCAACCCTCCTACGTTATTCCTCATCATCGAGGGCTTCATGGAGCGCCTCCGCAAGACCAACGGCAGCCAACCCGCAGAGAGGGAGCATCTTGGCCCCGCGGCGTCTCTCCAGACTGCTCACCTGGACAACgtcgagcttggcgaggaCTTCCTCCGGAGGCTCTACCCATTTGTCCGTGCGCAGTACGATTGGTTCCGCAAAACCCAAAAGGGAGATCTGAAGACGTACGACCGCGAGGCCTTCTCCAACAAGGAGGGCTACAGATGGCGCGGCCGCACCGAGACCCACATCCTCACGAGCGGTCTGGACGACTACCCTCGTCCTCAGCCCCCCCATCCAGGCGAACTCCACGTCGATCTCATGTCCTGGGTCGGCCTGATGACCAAGTCCCTGATGAACATTGCGGACGCCCTTGGGAtgagggaggaggtcgaTGAGTTCAAGACGACGCTGAACGCCATCCGCCACAACCTCAACGACCTTCACTGgtcggagaaggagggcTGCTACTGCGACGCCACCATCGATGCCTACGAAGAGAACACCCTTGTCTGCCACAAGGGCTatatctccctcttccccttcttgGTCGgtctcctcgaggccgacgacccTAAGTTGGGCAAGCTTCTCGATCTGCTCGGTGACGAGGAGCACCTTTTCAGTCCCCATGGTCTGAGGAGCCTGAGCAAGCAGGACGAGTTCTACGGAACGGCCGAGAACTACTGGCGCAGCCCCGTGTGGATGCCTATCAACTACATGGCCGTCTCTCAGCTGAGA AACATCGCGTCGTTGGACGGCCCCtacaaggccaaggcggcggaCCTCTTCACCCGCCTCCGCAAGAACCTTGTCGACACGGTCTACAACAGCTGGGAGGAGACAGGCTTCGCGTGGGAGCAGTATAACcccgagacgggcgagggccAGCGCACGCAGCACTTCACGGGCTGGACGAGCCTGGTCGTCAAGCTCATGGCCATGGAGGAGCCTGGCCAGGCCAGCAGCGGCCACGTCAGGGACGAGTTGTAA